The sequence ttacggctatttacatgaaaatcatatatgattatacaaaattacaacccattaaatcatattataaaacttaattttcaatatgtcattattttttatctatttaaaataaagtatgattttatgccctaatttataaattttagacctCAATTCCTAAATCCTAACAAATATATATACCTTAGAACCCTAATTCGTAAAATATAATTctcaaaatatatgaaaaacaatGATTTTCTTACTTCgtcattatttaaattaattagtacttgatatagttgtaaataatttttcaaatctgaaTATGGatgtaatttttttcttttttaaatagAAAACCATAAACAAGTTAGAGCACCCGCCTTATAGTTTGACTATAGTAGACTTTTCAATCGTAaaggactaaaattgatcttgtttggatATATTCTAATTAAATTTGGACTATTTGGTACGTTAGATCCAAATTTGCATTTCACAAAAAAACGTCAGATCAAATATGGCCCTTATCCCAACTATAAAAGAAACAATCGCCTATCTTTTTCTTGACACTGATAGTCATCTATCCTAATTTCATAAAAACTGAATAATTTAAGTGATTATAGTGATTTAATTAGAGATTTGCACATACAAAAGCaagaaaactgaaataatattaaatttatatttgaaaaaaaaatatagcaaTTGCTTAGAGATTCTAAAATGTTGATGCCTCTGATTAAACTAAACTcaaatactataattataattataagtcAGTACCGTTTGGTGCATATAAATACTATATAATTGAATCAATGTATAATATGCTTTCTCGGTATGCAAATAGAAAATTGGACAGATGGATTTGTTTCCCTTATTATTTAATTTGTCCTTAAAAATTTCAGGTCACCGATCTAATCCTACAAccatataaaatattattgCACTTACGGCgtgtttggtattctattgggataaagACATGGATAAAGGTTGATATATAGGGATacggataaatggttgggataaggataaaaatatgataaaatGGATGGGGaaaagataatatattttactattttaaccttatttaaactatataacattaatttgagggataagatggacttttccatcctattaaaatcgcaggagcttatcccacttccttataccacccccctcctgggtataggattcGAGGGATAAGAAGTTTATCCCTCAcccgtctcactcttctatcttccaaacaaacacgggataacttatctcgtattttttttatctctatcccaccttctatatcccttctaacaaacaccccgttaaATTATTAGGTGTTCCTTACCAAACATGTGTTAAAATTATAACTACGAAACAAACTTTTGGTTAcaattaacaaatagttttaATTCCATATGCTCTATCCTATCCTATCCtatccaattttattttatactaTTCAAATAAATTGTCAATCTTGACGGCtagtttttttgttttgtttttttttttttaactagaCGGCTagcttttaaaatttatattgattttactgattttattaatttatcatcACATTATTTTATGCTTATGGGAAATATGCATTGTTTGTACTATGTAGTGACAAATTGATGATAATAATTAATTGCATTCAGATTACACAGTGACATTGAGTTCTCTCTATAAATTGCATGACATATTTCAATAACACCATTCCGAAAAGTAGAATAAAACATTAAAACTAGAGCAAGTAAAGATGGCAGTTCCAACGCCAACAAAATCAGAAGACATTTTTCGGGGTTGTTTGAAAAACCGTCCAAATAGCGTTTGGGGTCAAAGCTTTGCTTCACTTGCCCCGGAAGACTCGGTAAATAGTTAATGCTTTTATGTACTTTCTTCGTTTCCTATTACATAAGCTAATCGTACCATGTGTTGAATTCCAATAGAAAATAGTTTTGCCATAATTTGAACTCGGACTTATGGTACCATGTGCATGAATTTCAATGGTAAAATGTTTTATTATAAGATTTGATTTTAAGATGTTCTGATACCATATGGGAAACAAATTGATATAAAATATTAAGTTGATAGGTAAGTTTTAAGTTTTAAGTCTTAAGAAtatcttttatattatttttaacatATAAATGTTAATTTTCACAGGAATTAGAATCACACACTAAAGATGTTGAAGCATTGAAAGTAAAAGTGAAGAATATATTGCTTAACTCTGCAGAAGAGTTAACCCATAATATTCATATCATTAATTTATTATGTCGTCTTGGTGTGTCCTATCATTTCGAGGAAGAAATCAATGAGCAACTcaatcacatttttactatgcTTCCTAAACTCTTGGAAGATAATGACTATGATTTATGTACTCTCTCAAATTTGTTTCGAGTCTTAAGACAATATGGATACAAAATGACAAGTTGTAAGCACTTCTACTCATACAAATTGATTTTTATAAAAGCAATACATTTTGATTAATTGTGAGCATACGAAATCAGATGTGTTTAAGAAATTCAAAGACGAGCATGGAGATTTCAAGGAGGACATCGTTAATGATGTCAAAGGTGTCCTTTGCTTGTACGAGGCATGTTTTCTAGCTATTCATGGTGAAGATATATTAGATGAAGCCCTTGCTTTCACAAGGAAACATCTAGAAATTTTAGCTGAAAATTCAAGTCACCATATTCAAAAACATATAAGGAATAGTTTGATGTATCCATCCCATCGCACCATTGAAAGACTCGATGCACTACATTATATATCCTTTTACGAGGAAGATGAATCTGTCGATGAAACTCTTCTCAAATTTGCCAAGTTAGATTACAATGGTCTACAATTACTTTACAGAAAAGAGTTAGCCTTACTTTCGAAGTAAGTAATGAGGAtagataataatattaaaagCTATGAACATGTGTTTAATAATTACTAATCATATATTGGTAcatgttatttttcttttagATTTTTTATCAAGTCCAAAAGTACTTAAGAAtacaaatatttatattatattatttaggtGGTGGAAAAATTTAAATGTTATGGAAAACCTTCCATATGCAAGAGATAGACTTGTAGAGTCATATATGTGGGCACTCGGATCTATTTTCGAGCCACAATACAGTGTTTCTCGGATGCTTATATGCAAATATGTAGCAGTGATAACACCAATGGATGATACTTATGATTCGTATGGTACCATTGAGGAACTCCGATTTCTCACAGCTGCACTGCAAAggtaatttataaattgataGAAATATAGATTGAGTCACTCTCTAACTAAATTATAGATTATGATACATAAtttacacatttttttttttaaaattcaggTCCACTATAGAAGCTCTTGATGAACTACCAGAGTCCATGAAATTTATTTACAGGGCTATTTTTGAATTAACCGAGAATGATGACACTGAAGGATGCTCTTGTAAAATAACTTTTGTAAAGGAAATGGTATGTATTTATAAGTTAAATATtggaataatttttaaaaagtaTCACTTGTCACCTATGTGGCATTTctctccaattttttttttttttgttgaatttaTGTCAAAAAGACGtgttagaagaaaaaaaagtaaacagtCATGATGTTTCTCATTAAGAATTAAagtgagttatatatatattaataatcaGATGGCAGAGCTTGCGATAGCCTACAATATGGAGGCTATTTGGCTGAAAGAAAGGAAAGCACCCCCTTTTAATGAGTAtatgaaaaatggaaaagtGACAAGCACTTATGATATTCTTACATCGGCATTCATTCTTGGAGTAGAAAATATGGGCATGAAGGAAATCCTTTGGGTACGAAATGATCCTGAAATTGTTGTTGGTGCCAAATTGTATCCTCGTTTCCTGAATGACATTGATGGAGTACGAACGGTATGTTGcataatttatttgttaattttattaCCTCATAGTATTATAGTTCATGCAAATTTGGTCCAAAAATTTAAACTAATAGGTACATTCCAAGAGTAGTTTTTATTAGGTTTAATACATCTCTAGCCCCTCTTATTATAGACAAATCAATTGTCCCTATATTCTGGAAACACACTATTTACACCCTttaacttatttaaagtgatatattgaCTCTCTGAAGTAACCTATCAAaaccctcaacttgcttatattgctatatatataatagCCTAATGAACTGCTTAAAGTGTTCTCACTTCAATTTGTCCAAATATCATCCCTGCTATGTCACATGGATTTTAGCACACCTATAGGTCACTTTAAGAAGTTTAGTGGAAATTAATATGTTTTCAAAGTACATGAGACAATTGAAGGACAAGTAAATGGAGCTATGGTaggcttttttattattatccaaGCCCATAATATCATCTTAGCATAtgttgaaattttattaataaatggaGTCGGTAAGATTTGAACTTTGATGTAAAAAGATCTAATACCATGTTAAGAAACcatttaatctaaaaaaattaagttgGTAGGTATTGTACAAGAATAATAATTGTCATTTTATCTGACAGACCTTCCCAATTAAATGTCTTttaaatgaaaaacaaaaacttATCTTAGAGTATGTTGAAATTCCATTAAGGAGGATTGATGAGATTTGAACTCTCGACTCGACCATTTGATTTAAAAGTGTTTGATACCATTATCAATAAACAATTTTGACTAAAAAGCTTAAGCTAATACGTAAAGCaatagaatatattttattattttgtataatatatgcatatatatttcAATTGAAAGAGAAATGGCgacttaagtttttttttttttataaattacgataaaattttatatttgaaggATGAGACCAAAAGAGGAGACTTTCCAAAAGCTGTTGATTGCTATATGATACATTATGGGGTGTCGCAAAATGAGGCCGTTGAAGCTATACTAAAAATACTTGAAGATAAGTGGAAGAGTATGAATGAATATTTGCTGAAACCAACTACTGTACCGAGAATATTGCTCAAGTACACTTTCAACTATGCTCGTATTAGCATTTTTTTATACCAAGGGACTGATTGGTTTACTTATGGACATAACATGAAACAACTTATCGCATCATTGTTCATTAATCCACTTCCAATATAACATCAATATTGTTGTTTTTTAATTGATTATGTTTTCAGCAATTTGAAGTTCTTGAAAATAATAGGTCTCCAAGTGAAACATTGCTGTGGTAGGGAGGGAATTTTATTCTTTAAACTTCACATGCTTGGTGTAATCATCCTTTGGACCTTCAATCGGTTCTCTTTATCGCTTTATATTGCTTTTATAATAAGTGTAAGCGAGTGAAGTATGGATGAATAAACTTATGATGGAGACAATTGTCACTACTATATATACTATCTCttaacttttttattattattattttattttattgagaaaattattattattattattattattattgggtTAATATACAAACTTGTCCTTGTATTCTCCGCCTaaatacaattttacccttgaATTCAACTTTCCTTCATTTATACCCTTGTATttttatacaacaacaacaacaaagccttagtcccgaaatgattcggggctAATATGAACCATCATATGAAACCGTGCGATCAAGTTGTGTCATCGatacaaattctctccctccactctgtcctatccactaccatatgtTAGAAAATGGCTTTGTTGTGTTCAATAAATATGGCTTTGAAAGTGTGGGGTATATTTGTCTTTAACCACTATGCTCTCAAGAGCACTTTTacaatcccacatgggaaacttataaccctttgagtgggtatatatagaattgggctttagaagcctttaaattatgttaagtggtttttagcaaatataccacacgcgcgcgctcgttcgttcgcgcgacgcccgcccAACTGGACTGGCCCcgaattttgttttattttttatccgtTTCAACTTCTTTGATTTTTTCTTCAGCATTTTAATTAGTCAAAAACGGAACCTTATTTATCTCCTGGTCTCACTCCATGTTCTAATGTGTATATGAACGTTCTAACGTTCATATTTCTGTGGCCTGTAAATACAATAAGTTTCCAGCTTTTCTAAACACAGTTTTTCTTTCAATCGTTTTTTCCTAGGCAATTAAAATACTCTTTTGCTGTTCTACAATCTTCGACTTTGAGTGCACAGGTTCGAAGGTtttctgtgttaaccttggggagcgaccggagttacagattgcacctccgtttgccgaaatcgctttcaaggcagtggcctCCGCCACGGCACAGTTTGATTTTCGTTCTTAATTTCAATTCCGTTTTTTCTATAACCCTCCTTTGAATCTTACAATTTGAAAGCGATTTTCTGTTTCGCAATCATGTCTGCTTTAATTGCGAAATCCCTTTCTGACCTCTCCAAACTTGAACCTCTGGACGGTCTTAATTACAAAAGATGGTCGCAGAAaattctgattttctttgaacagCTCGAACTGGACTATGTTGTTGTCCAGGATCCACCCTCTGACCCAAATGGTCCTACCATGTCTCTGATTGTTCAGCAGTACGACACTCGTTCTGCAAAATACGAAAAAGACAACAAAACAGTCAGGGGTCATCTCCTAAATCATATGTCGAACCCACTGTTCGATATTTTTGTCAATAAAAGGTCTGCCAAAGAAATTTGGGATACCCTCAAAGAAAAATACGGATCTGATGATGCAGGTAAACGTAAATACGTGGTTGGAAGATGGCTCAATTatcaaatggttgatgaaaaaccaaTCATTGACCAGATTCATGAATATGAGAATCTAGTTGCTGAAGTTCTGGGTGAAGGCATGACAATGTCTGATCTGCTGCAAGCCAATGTCCTCCTGGAAAAATTTGCACCCTCCTGGAGTGATTTTAGAAACCATTTGAAACATAAGAAAAAGGACTTCAGTCTCTAGGAGCTAGTCAGCCACATGAGAACTGAAGAAGCAAATCGAATGAAagataagcaactttcctctaagtcTGTTTCAATTAATGCTAATATTGTTGAATCTGCTGTGGTGCCAAAAGACAGGAACAAAGGACCTTCAACCAAATTCCAAAAAggctcaaaccaaaacaagcctttcaagaagaatggaagaattcagaagaGGAAAGTAGTGGAATGCTTTGTGTGTGGTAAACCTGGCCACAAGGCATTTCAGTGCtaccaaaggaagaaccaacagaacaccaatcataatccaaacaacagagctgctccacaatccaatctggtggaaaatgaagaaattattgCTGCTGTTGTGGTTGAACCTAATTTGGTGGAAAACAAAACGGGCTGGGTTCTAGATACTGGAGCTACAAGGCACTTATGCTCAAACAAGGACCTGTTTAATCACTTTGAGGACGCTGCCGATGGGGAATGCGTCTACATGGGAAACACCACTACTGGTGGTGTTGTCGGTAaaggaacaattttaattaagttaacttCTGGAAAAAGCTTGTCTTTAAATAATGTGCTGTATGTGCCTGCTCTTCGTAGAAATCTGATTTCTGGTAGCTTGCTAAATAaggctggttt comes from Euphorbia lathyris chromosome 8, ddEupLath1.1, whole genome shotgun sequence and encodes:
- the LOC136203429 gene encoding terpene synthase 5-like, producing MAVPTPTKSEDIFRGCLKNRPNSVWGQSFASLAPEDSELESHTKDVEALKVKVKNILLNSAEELTHNIHIINLLCRLGVSYHFEEEINEQLNHIFTMLPKLLEDNDYDLCTLSNLFRVLRQYGYKMTSYVFKKFKDEHGDFKEDIVNDVKGVLCLYEACFLAIHGEDILDEALAFTRKHLEILAENSSHHIQKHIRNSLMYPSHRTIERLDALHYISFYEEDESVDETLLKFAKLDYNGLQLLYRKELALLSKWWKNLNVMENLPYARDRLVESYMWALGSIFEPQYSVSRMLICKYVAVITPMDDTYDSYGTIEELRFLTAALQRSTIEALDELPESMKFIYRAIFELTENDDTEGCSCKITFVKEMMAELAIAYNMEAIWLKERKAPPFNEYMKNGKVTSTYDILTSAFILGVENMGMKEILWVRNDPEIVVGAKLYPRFLNDIDGVRTDETKRGDFPKAVDCYMIHYGVSQNEAVEAILKILEDKWKSMNEYLLKPTTVPRILLKYTFNYARISIFLYQGTDWFTYGHNMKQLIASLFINPLPI